The genomic segment CGACTCCCATTGCGACGTAATGCATGGTCCCTACTTCAAGGGCAACGAACTCACCAAGCCACGTCGCATAGAGCACACCTTTTAGACGGAACGTGATAAACAAGAAGAAGATGAACAGACTCGTCGGCAAAGCGATTGCGATGACGGATAATAAAGTTCGTTGCCAATAAGTAGCGAGTTGATTGATGCTCATTCCAAGTACGCTGCGTGCCCGGACGAAACGACGTCCTTTCGAGACCTCGCCAGACCGCATGCTTTCATAAGGCTTGATACGCTTAATCAGGGTCATCGGAACGAGAGTACCTCCCCAATAAATAAGCAAACCTGAAAGACCGATGAGCAGGATTCGAACAAAAGCGACAGGATTATTTGTTGTCATCCAAAATGAACCCAGAATCGTCCAAGCGATTAATGCTACTAATGTCCCTAGAATGGTAGCTTCTAAAAACAGTAACTTTGATAATTGTCTCGGTCTCCATCCCAGTGATAATAGAATTGCGAATTCTTTTTTTCGGGCATATAACAAGATGATATTCGAACTGAAAACGTAAACAAGAGCGACAGCGATAACGCTCGCAATTATTCCACTCATGCCGACTTTAGCCTCTTGGAAGATGGCGATCGAGGACCCGAGTTTGATCCACGGTTGCTGGACCCATCCTAAAGCCGATTCTTTCGATAACCCTGGTAAGTATGTGAGCGCATATTGTGGAGAAGATCCAAGTGTTATATCAGTGATTAGTCCTGTTTTATCTTCGATTTCTTTAGCGACAGATTTTAGTTTTTTCTCACTTGTAGCATTCATTGTTTCGACACCTTTGACATTGACACGAATTGCAGAAATTGCTTTTTTTCCACGAATCTTGAAAGCAGCATCAAGTGTCGTTAAGACTGCAGGTGGCTTTGTCAAAAAATCGTATGCATCACTTGTCGGACGGACATCACGAGGTGGATTGACCGGTTGGTCGGTTGCATCCATGACCCATTGAGCTTTTGCAGGGAAATACGTTTCCATAGGAAGTTCTGTTAATGGATCTTTTGAAAGATTCAACTTCTTCGGATCAAACACACCAATGTAATTTAAATCAAGTTTCTTCCAATCGTCACTTGTCGTACCGAATTCTCGTGCTTCACGATACATAGCACGTTTTGCAAAGAGGGAATCGTCTGATATTTTCTGAGGCTCAATCTGGTAGGAGAATGGCCAACGAGAAGGAAAGGGACTCTTTACAGGCTGATATTTTACAGGAGACGGCTTGAGAGACATCCAGTAAAACTGAGACACTTTATGCAAAGATTGTGTACCGTCGAGGATCTCTTTAACAAGTTTTTCACGGACTTGTTGCGACGTAACTTTATATTGAACGGGTTTCGTTGTCTCGAGCGTATCTAAATATTTTTGTCCGCCTTTCGTTTCAATTTGCTGGACAGTGGCATTAATCGAGTCTTCGACAAGAGGTTGTTGTACAGATTCATACGTATAGGTGCGATAGCTAGTTGCGAAATCTTTTCGACTGAGAAGGACAGGGATTTTAGTAATGTCTGTGCCGTTATCAGTCACTTCATCATCGCCTTTGAAATAGCGACTATTCTTTGTAGATACGATGGATTGATCGAGGCCGACGAGTTTGGCTTCCGCTTCAGGATCGACACCAGCGAGCATCTCATTCAGACCAAGGGGAAGCAAAGGTGACTTTCCGACGGAGCCTGGTGAAACGCCTGTTTTAGTCGCGTTGTCCATTGGGACCCATCCTACTGCTTGGTAGAACCCTCCTGTAAAGTCTTCTGTTTTTAATCCGGTATTCTGGGAGTCCGTCATGGTCACCTTGTAAATACCTTCCTTATCATATGTATGGGTACCATAGTCGGTTGAGGTCAGAACATTTCCAATCATCGCAATCGGTGCTGCGACCTCGACATCAGCAATCTGCTTGATCGTCTCGTATTGTTTGCGGGTGATCCCGCCGTCGAGTCCGCTCATATAATTCGGCTCGAGCAGGTTCAATTCTTCCGTGACGCTACGACTACCTTCTGGTCGAACCACGATATCGTAGGATGAATTCCAACGCTTTTGTAATTCATCGACGATAGTTCCATTATTTGCTTGTGTCGTCCCAATCAGATAGCTCAGTCCGGTACTGACGATCAGAACGCCGACGAGAAGCAAAATGAATCGCTCTTTGTTGCGCCACCAAGAGTTCCAGATGAACTTAAGCATAGGTAGGAACCTCCGATGGATCGACGACCCGACCATCTTTCATCGTGATCGTCCGGTTCGCGCGTGCTGCGAGTTCGGGATCATGCGTGACGAAGAAGACGCCACAGGCATTCTCGCGGTTCAGCTTCGTCAAGAGACTGAAGATGACCTCCCCGGTCGCTGTATCGAGGTTCCCGGTCGGTTCATCCGCGAGCAACCATTTCGGGCGATGGATGAGTGCGCGCGCGACGGCGACGCGTTGCTGTTGTCCACCAGAGAGTTGGGAAGGGAGAGAATGGATCTTGTCTGCGAGTCCGACTTCCTCGAGGAGTTCGAGAGCGCGCTTTTCCTTATCGTAGTCGACTTTACGTCCGAAGAGCGGCGCGAGTACATTTTCGAGTGCCGTCAGCGTCGGGATGAGATGGAACTGTTGGAAGATGAAACCGATGTTCTCGAACCGGAAGTCTGAGAGCTGCTTCGCATTCAACTTGGAGATATCTTTCCCGTCGAATAACAATTCTCCTGAAGTCGGGGTATCGAGCGTCCCGAGAATGCTAAGCAACGTCGACTTTCCGGAACCGGAAGGTCCGATGATCGAGATGAAGTCTCCTTCAGCGAAGTCGAGTTGGATATCCTGTAATGCGAACGTCTCGTTTTCACCTGTCTGGAACGACTTGGTGATATTTTTACACGTGAACGAATAGGGCATGTATCATACCTCCTGTAGATTTTTTAATTCCATATGTAAGTAATAAAAACCATTATTTTCTTATTATAATCATAAAATAGTGGTGATAGACCATTAAAAACCAGAAATAACTGAAAAATAAGTCAATTCTTTAATCTATCAGTTTGTTACAAATAATTAGCCGTTAGAATTAGAAATTGATGCAGACAGTAATAAGTTTAGATTTTACAAAATCATTTTTTGTATTAAAACTTATTCATTAATTTTTATTTTTGTAGTCGACTACAAAGAATGCTATATTTATTGATGAAAGAAGGTGCTAGTATGAGTTCAAATCAAATCCTCATTCAAAACATTAAAGCTTGGTTAGAAGATAATCAGAAGTCGCATCAATGGTTAGCGCAAGAGATCGGTGTCAGTAAGGCGATGATTGGACACATGTTGAACGAAAGTCGTGTCATCCAACCACAACGTATTGTCGATATCGCTAACGCACTCGGGGTATCTGTAAAGGATTTGACGTCAGATGCTTCTATGAAAGAAGAACGTATGACAGTCGAGTTACGCGGTACGTTATCGAATCGACGTTCTAAAATGGAATTAGAGCGTCTGAAATTTGCTATAGAGGACTATATCGGACTCAAAGGGAGTCGGTTATGAAACCATCGATCAAGATCACCGAAGAAATTGCTGAATCGTTTGCGGCTAGCTTTTTAGAAAAGGTTGTTGATAGTCCAATTTTCATTGGTTCCTACATTGAGCAAGTATTGGCTCAAGAGACGAATCTCATTTTTCAATACGTCGAGGATGAGGCGTATTTTGGTGCTGCGATCAAACATATGTCTGGGGAAGAGTTCATCGCCTTGAACTCGTATCAATCGTTGCGGATGCGCTATTTCACTGCTGCTCACGAACTTTGGCACTTGTCTGAAGTGAGCAAGTATCAAGTAAATGGATTTGATCATGAGCGGGCAGCTGATCGATTTGCAGCAGCACTCATGCTCCCTAAAAGTACGACGAAAGAGGTATGGGAAAAACTCAAAGCATCGTATGAAACGAAGCTTTCGATTATTCATCTTGCTGACATCGCCCAAGTACCTTATGTTTCAGTAGTTCGGCGCCTACGAGAGCTCGGATATCGTTTCTCTGACTTAAGTGAACGGGAGGAAGAATGGGTAAAAGAACGGAGCCGATTAGGTGTTTCCCCAAGTCCGCTTGATCAACGACAGCGGTTCGAATCGTTTTCCGCTTATGAGAACGAGGTTGTCAGAGCAGTAGAAGAGGAACGTGTTACTCGCTTAAGTGCAGCAAACAAACTTTCTGTTTATCAACCCACACTGGCAAAAGCGTTACAAGAAGAGATGATGCAAGCATTACAAAAGGATTCGGCGGATGATTAAAGAACCTGTATTCATTGATGCGAACATCATCATCCATGCAGCTAGTTTTCGACAAGCTGATGTTTTTGATTGGTTGAATCGTTTGTATGGACGCATCATCATTCATATTGAAGTATTAGAAGAATTAAAAATTTCTTCATTGAGAGAAAAAGTAGAGGTGTTGATAGCAGAAGGTAAATGGACTCTATTCAATCCGGAATCCGAAGTATCGATTGAGACTGATGCACTGTATGAGCTCTACCTTATATACTTACAGGAAGTTCGAGTGGCGTTTGAACAACTCGACGAAAAGAAAATACGAGAAGGACGTCCACTCAAACACACGAGCGATCTAGGAGAAATTCATAGTCTTGCAGCAGCGCGACTACTTAGCGCTGAACTAATTTGTAGTGATGATGCGGATATCCGTGAAGTAATCACAGATACTGATCTACGTGTCATTAACTACGAGGACGAAGAAGTACTAATTCGTCAACATACACTGATTGATTTTTGCATGCATTTACAAAGACACGATATCGTGAAACGGAGTATGGTTCGAAAATTTTTCAAGTCCATTCGTCCTCATGATGTACAACGTTTCGATAAACAGATGGATAGAATGTGAAGCGAAAGTCATTCATAAGAAAAGATGTATACGTTTCGATGTCGAAATGGGTACATCTTTCTCTGTTTTTATCAAAAATTAGGCGAGAATACTCCAGTTGGACAGATCGTTTGACTCTTATTCATTTTAGAAATCATGAGCTGATTATATACATTACCAGTGGTGGGTCACTCTAGTCATGTACGTCAAACAACGGTTCTCAATAAATTACCTAATAAAAACTGTGTATTTATTTCGACATCGAAATGTATACACAGTTTTTATTTTTCTTATTTACATCTAATGACTATTTAAAAACACATTGATAAAAAGACGAGTTTGTAGATTTTCAAACTGCAATCATTCAACTCAATATACTCTTGTGAAAGAATAGTCATTTTTGTATACAAAACGGTCATTAAAAAAACATAAATCTAATAGAACTCACTTTTTTACTAGATTTATGTTTTTAATGAATTACAACGTATTTATTGAGTTTTCTGATCAAGTTCTATTTTTACAGTCGTAGCTTTAGGGAATGCGTCGTCTGCTGCATAAAGAACAAACACCTTCTGGTCGACCGGGACTTGATAGACCAAATCGACAGTTGACTTATGTGGAGGGAAGTACTGATAACTATTTCTGAACGCCTTCTCATTATGATTGACATAATCAACGGTTTTGTATTCTTTGCCGTCTAGCGACGTTAGAATATACGTTCCAGGGCGATAAATACCATAAGCGCCTTTTACTCTATCGTCAGGATCATGTATAAAGACAGGAATCGTGACATAGCGATAGCCGGCCTTTTCTTTTAGGTTTAATTCTTTTGGTGTCGGAATGAGAGATTTGACGTAAAACAGCTGAGATGTTGCTTCTGGATCACCTGGATACGTTTGGATGACCCCTTTCTTCATCAGTTTTTTAAGCGCTTTTTGATCGTCTGTTTTCTTGTCAGATGACGATTTCGATTCCGAAGCTAAATTCTTTAACTTTTGTCCGCTCGTCTGTTGCTGATGCGCACTCTGTGGTGTAGTCGTTGTCGAGGATTCCGTTGAGGCGAACAAGAACAGACTCGCAACCCCGACACATAAGGAAGCAGCGATCGATCCGAGTGCCCATTTGAAACGTCGTTCTGTCGCCTGTGTATTCTCGACGATGCTACCGAGTGCGGCATTCGGTGTAATGCGGACGGCACGCTCGGCAGGAAGTAAGGCACCTAACACGCCCGTGATCACTGGAATCAAGAGCATGACGCTAAGGAAACCAAGCTCTTGAACCGGGAATTGTCCGTAAACGAAACCAATCATTCCAAGTGCAGTCAAAAGACCAATCACACCAGCACAGAGTCCCGTCATCATCCCTTCACTTAGTACGAGTAAACGAACTTGTCTGTCTTGCCAGCCGGTTGCTTTGAGGACGGCAAGCTGACTCTTCCGTTCATTGACGTTTTGCCACATGATTTCGGTCGTCGTTAGAATAGCGATTAATAGAGCGACGCCCATCGCGACGTAATGCATCGTCCCGACTTCGAGCGCGACATATTCGCCGAGCCACGTTGCGTACAAGACGCCTTTTAAGCGGAACGTGATGAAGAGAAAGAAGATGAACAGACTCGTCGGTAAGGCAATCGCGACGACGGAGAGCAATGTTCGTTGCCAGTAGGTGACAAGCTGATTGGTACTCATTCCAAGCACGCTACGCGCGCGGACGAAACGACGACCTTTTGAGACTTCACCAGAACGCATGCTTTCATACGGTTTGATGCGACGAATCAACGCCATTGGTACGAGCGTTCCACCCCAGTAAATGAGTAAACCAGCAAGACCAATCAATAGAATCCGACCGATTGCAATCGGATTGTCCGTCGTGACCCAGAAGGAACCGAGAATCGTCCAAGCAATCAAGACGACGAGTGTACCAAGTATTGTTGCTTCTAAGAACAGCAGTTTCGAAAGCTGACGCGGGCGCCAACCGAGCGATAGTAAAATCGCGAACTCTTTTTTTCGGGCATAGAGCAAGATGATATTCGAGCTAAAGACATAGACGAGTGCAACGGCGATGACACTAGCGATGATGCCGCTCATCCCAACTTTTGCTTCTTGGAAAATAGCAATCGAGGACCCGAGCTTGATCCACGGTTGTTGGACCCAGCCGAGTGCTGATTCGTCTTTTAGACCCGGTAAATAGGTCAAAGCGAGCTGCGGAGAGGAACCAAGTGTCACGTCCGTGATCAGTCCAGTCTTCTGTTCGATTTCCGTTGCGACTTGCTGGAGCTTCTTCTCGCTAGCAGCGTTCATCGTCTCGACGCCTTTGACGTTGACGCGGATGGCAGAGATTGCTTTATCACCGCGAATCTTGAACGCGGCATCGAGCGTCGTCAGCATCGATGGTGGTTTCGTCAGGAAATCGTAGGGATCATTTGTTGGTTTGACGTCTCGGACTGGATTGACAGGACGTTCATTCTTGTCCATGACCCATTGAGCTTTCGACGGGAAGTATGTCTCCATCGGCAGTTCCGTCAACGGATCTTTCGAGATATTCAATTTTTTCGGATCGAAGACCCCGATATAGTTCAGGTTGACTTTGGGCCAGTCCGCGCTATCTTTTCCGAACATCCTCGCTTCCCGATACATACTGCGTTTAGCTAGTAAGGAATCTTGGTTGACTTGTTTCGGTTGGACTTGATAGGTGAACGGCCAACGTGAAGCATAAGGACTTTTGATCGAACGATAGTCGATCGGGGACGGTTTTAAAGCAATCCACGTGAAGGAGTTGCTGTTCGTCTCTTCAGCAGTCGGTAACGTGTGTTTTAAGATGTCATTGACGAGCTTCTTCTGGACATCTTGTGTCGTGATCGTATAACGTTTAGCACCGCTAGCAGGTAAGGACTGTAAATATTTTTCCCCACCTTTTTGTTCGACATGTTTCACCATATCGTTGATGGATGTTTCTTTCGACGGCAGCTCGACTTTTTCGTACGTGTAGATGCGTGTGGCATCGACGTATTCACGATTATTCAACAAGATTGGGATTTGGACACCGTCTTCACCAAACGAAGTGACCTGATCATCTTTTGAAAAATAGTCACTATAAGTTCCTTTTGTCGTCGCTTGATCCAAACCGACGAGTGCGGCTTCCGCCTCGGGATCAACACCTGCAATCATGACTTGGCTCCCATACTCAAAAAGAGGCTGCTTTCCAAGGGGGAGGGGCGACACACCTGATTTTTTTGCATCCCCTGTAGGTTCCCATCCCGCTGCTAAGAAGGTGACCCCACTCGATGATTCGTTTTGTAACCCAGTGTCTTGCGTATCTTTGATCGTCAGTTTGTAAATGCCTTCTTGATCGATGGTATGCGTACCGATACTCGAAAGCGTTTGGTTATACCCGATCATCGCGATCGGGGCGGCGACCTCGACGTCAGCAATTTTTTTAATTGTTTCATATTGTTTGCGCGTGATCCCACCATCAAGCCCGCTCATATAGTTTGGTTCGAGTAAATTTAGGTTTTCTGTCAGACTCCTACTACCCTCAGGTCGAACTACGATATCGTATGATGATCCCCAACGTTTTTGTAGCTCGTCGACGACTGTCCCGTTATTAGCTTGTGTCGTACCTATTAGATAGCTGAGTCCGGTACTGACGATCAGGACGCCGACGAGCAGCAGGATGAATCGCTCTTTGTTGCGCCACCAAGAGTTCCAGATGAACTTAAGCATAGGCAGGAACCTCTGATGGATCGACGACCCGACCATCTTTCATCGTGATCGTCCGGTTCGCGCGTGCCGCGAGTTCAGGATCATGCGTGACGAAGAAGACACCACAGGCATTCTCGCGGTTCAGTTTCGTCAAGAGACCGAAGATGACCTCCCCGGTCGCTGTATCGAGGTTCCCGGTCGGTTCATCCGCGAGCAACCATTTCGGGCGGTGGACGAGTGCGCGCGCGACGGCGACACGTTGCTGTTGTCCACCAGAGAGTTGGGAAGGAAGAGAATGAATTTTATCTGCTAGTCCGACTTCTTCGAGGAGTTCGAGAGCGCGCTTTTCCTTATTGTAGTCGACTTTACGTCCGAAGAGCGGCGCGAGTACATTTTCGAGTGCTGTCAGCGTCGGGATGAGATGGAACTGTTGGAAGATGAAACCGATGTTCTCGAACCGGAAGTCTGAGAGCTGCTTCGCATTCAACTTGGAGATATCTTTCCCGTCGAATAACAATTCTCCTGAAGTCGGGGTGTCGAGCGTCCCAAGAATACTGAGTAGCGTGGACTTACCAGAACCGGAAGGTCCGATGATCGAGATGAAGTCTCCTTCAGCGAAGTCGAGTTGGATATCCTGTAATGCAAACGTCTCGTTTTCACCTGTCTGGAACGACTTGGTGATATTTTTACACGTGAACGAATAAGCCATACATGATACCTCCTGAAGATATAGTTTTAAAAATCCCACATAAAAGAAGTAAAAACCATTAATCACCTAATTATAAACGTAATTAAAATCACATTCTAGTTAAAAAAACCATAATTTTCTGAAAAATAAGTCGATTTTTCCAACTATTGAAATTGTTTTGGTAAAAAATCAATTCTACTTTTCAAGTAACGAATATCTTCGTTCGTGCTTATTTATGAAGGTGATTCTCCTGCTTTATTTGAGGATAATTCCCTTGAAAATTAGATTGAATATACTGTTTATTATTACCAAATGCAAATCAACTTCGTGTAAGATGGGAATGAGAAAGTGAAATACAAAAGTTGGGGGGATGTAGAGTAAATGAATATCTTATGGGATTTTGATGGAACCATCGTTGATACATACCCAATGTATGTACAATGCTTTAAAAAAATTATGGGTGAAGAAATTTCTTCAGATGATATTTTTTATCAAATGAAAATATCTTATGCAGATGCCAAAAAAGCTTTTAGTGTTACAGATGAGCAAGATGCTAAGATTCGATTACTTCGGAAACAAGCAATCCTCGATCAAGTGAAACCATTTATTGGAATTGAACGCGTTCTTAACTTTGCAAACAAAAATGTCATTGTGACCCATAAAAGTAGGCAATCGTTACTTGATTTGCTACACTTCCATGGGATTGCACATTATTTCATAGAAATCATTGCTGGTGACGATGGATTTCCCAGGAAGCCTGACGTAACAGCTTATCAATACTTACATAGAAAATATGGAATTGATTTAGCAATCGGTGATCGTGCGCTCGATTTAAAACCTGCCCGACAGCTAGGCATCATGACCTGCAGTTTTCAAAATCAAGAAATTAACGCTGATATATATCTAACAAGTTATGAAAATTTTTTTGAAGTGATTGAGCAAACAAAGTTCGGTATAAATATAATAAATGAATAGCTTTAACTACGAATGCTATATTAGGATTAGTAATTAAAAGCACGTTTTTGATATTGATTCAAACTAGAAACGAGGGATACTTGATGACAACTGAACAATTTTACAAAACGTTACCAACACTTGAAACGGACCGTTTGCTGTTACGTCCGATGCGCCAGGAGGACTTGGACGATTTGTTCGCCTATACCCAGGACGAGGAGACGGCGCGTTACGTGACGTGGAACGCAAATCAGACGGTGGACCAGGCAGAGCAATTCCTGACGCACGTCCTATCGAACTATGAACAGGGGAAACAGGCACCGTGGGCAATTGAATGGAAGGCGACGGGACAGATGATTGGCACGATTGATTTCATTCATCTGTTGCTGGATGCAAACAAACAGGCCGAACTTGGGTACGCCTTATCACGGCAATTCTGGGGCAAAGGCATCGTCACGGAAGCTACGGAACGGGTGTTGGCATTCGGTTTTGAGGAATTGGAGCTGGAGCGGATTCAGGCACGGTGTATGGAGCCGAACATCGGTTCAGCACGGGTGATGGAAAAGGTCGGGATGACGTACGAAGGCACGTTACGCCGCTTGATTTTCATCAAAGGGACGTTTCACGATGTCAAGATGTACTCCATTTTACGGGATGAGTACGTGACGCAACGTCAAGCGGAACAGAACGAAAAACAACATCAATGAGCAAATGAAGCCCCCGACCATATTGAGCAGTCGGGGGCTTTTGATTATGTTCTGTTTTCAATCAACGAATCGATGACGGTAACCGTGTTCGTGACCGTATCGAGAATCCGCGTCCGCAAATCATCCTTTGACAGGAAAATCGCTTCGCCGGTCGCGTCAAACGCAAATGCTGTCGGAATCGAAAAGCCGCAGTTGCGGTAAGACCCGTCGGCATGACTCGTCCCGATGACGATAGCGGATTGCTGACGGCTGATACGGGCTGCTTCGCCTGACCACTCGGCATATTGTTCCGGACTGAACATCCCGACACCGATCGGATTGAAAATCACTTCAACGGTATCGTTCTTCAGCCCATCGAGTCCTAAGAAGATTTCGCGGCAGAGCAGGTAACCGTACTGTTGTCCATCATCGTCGACGGTCGACGGTTGATAGAGCGGACCAGCTTCCGGTGTCTTCGCACGGTCGAGAAGGATTTCCCCATGTTCGTTAATGATCAATGCCCGGTCCAACCGGTCGGCGTCCCGGTACCCGGTGACGATCATCGTCGTATACTGTTTTGCAAGTTGACAGAGCGTCACGAGATTGGTCTGCCGGCAGTAGCCTTCCGGGTACAACACGATGTCGATGTCGGGATAGGCGGCAAGCTCTCGCCGTAATTGCTGTAAGTCAGTTTCTTGTTTCGGTTGTCCAATCAAAATGTGCATGTAGCATTCACTCCGTTCGTATCATGGTCTAAAAAAACTATGTAGCTGACTTGATTTTAGCATAATTTGTAATTTCAAAAGGAGAACGTCACGCCGTCTGGTTTAGGAAATGTGTTTCGTCGGCAAATCTTCTTTAAAAAATAGTTG from the Exiguobacterium oxidotolerans JCM 12280 genome contains:
- a CDS encoding FtsX-like permease family protein gives rise to the protein MLKFIWNSWWRNKERFILLLVGVLIVSTGLSYLIGTTQANNGTIVDELQKRWNSSYDIVVRPEGSRSVTEELNLLEPNYMSGLDGGITRKQYETIKQIADVEVAAPIAMIGNVLTSTDYGTHTYDKEGIYKVTMTDSQNTGLKTEDFTGGFYQAVGWVPMDNATKTGVSPGSVGKSPLLPLGLNEMLAGVDPEAEAKLVGLDQSIVSTKNSRYFKGDDEVTDNGTDITKIPVLLSRKDFATSYRTYTYESVQQPLVEDSINATVQQIETKGGQKYLDTLETTKPVQYKVTSQQVREKLVKEILDGTQSLHKVSQFYWMSLKPSPVKYQPVKSPFPSRWPFSYQIEPQKISDDSLFAKRAMYREAREFGTTSDDWKKLDLNYIGVFDPKKLNLSKDPLTELPMETYFPAKAQWVMDATDQPVNPPRDVRPTSDAYDFLTKPPAVLTTLDAAFKIRGKKAISAIRVNVKGVETMNATSEKKLKSVAKEIEDKTGLITDITLGSSPQYALTYLPGLSKESALGWVQQPWIKLGSSIAIFQEAKVGMSGIIASVIAVALVYVFSSNIILLYARKKEFAILLSLGWRPRQLSKLLFLEATILGTLVALIAWTILGSFWMTTNNPVAFVRILLIGLSGLLIYWGGTLVPMTLIKRIKPYESMRSGEVSKGRRFVRARSVLGMSINQLATYWQRTLLSVIAIALPTSLFIFFLFITFRLKGVLYATWLGEFVALEVGTMHYVAMGVALLIAILTTTEIMWQNVNERKSQLAVLKATGWRDGQVRLLVLSEGMMTGLLAGILGLLIALGLIGFVYNQFPMGELGFLSIMLLIPVITGILGALLPAQRAVRISPNAAIGSVVSNQKATERQFKIALGSIGTVLVVGVSALFFFAADEATTSTTKPSDAPNVVTTGTKLTDQQNRPTKQTETSKKNKDFIDELMDKGGIKTYPGDPEVEKREGFWVRSAKRINLPNVPESKQAVSVTLELQVKGEATADSYFNYAPSTFPLIDANNKNYTPEKTINHNKKAYVESLGYYAPYRSKIDVIYFVPKTEKTFVMNVNGAFTAHGYTVKITL
- a CDS encoding ABC transporter ATP-binding protein, translated to MPYSFTCKNITKSFQTGENETFALQDIQLDFAEGDFISIIGPSGSGKSTLLSILGTLDTPTSGELLFDGKDISKLNAKQLSDFRFENIGFIFQQFHLIPTLTALENVLAPLFGRKVDYDKEKRALELLEEVGLADKIHSLPSQLSGGQQQRVAVARALIHRPKWLLADEPTGNLDTATGEVIFSLLTKLNRENACGVFFVTHDPELAARANRTITMKDGRVVDPSEVPTYA
- a CDS encoding helix-turn-helix domain-containing protein; this translates as MSSNQILIQNIKAWLEDNQKSHQWLAQEIGVSKAMIGHMLNESRVIQPQRIVDIANALGVSVKDLTSDASMKEERMTVELRGTLSNRRSKMELERLKFAIEDYIGLKGSRL
- a CDS encoding ImmA/IrrE family metallo-endopeptidase, with amino-acid sequence MKPSIKITEEIAESFAASFLEKVVDSPIFIGSYIEQVLAQETNLIFQYVEDEAYFGAAIKHMSGEEFIALNSYQSLRMRYFTAAHELWHLSEVSKYQVNGFDHERAADRFAAALMLPKSTTKEVWEKLKASYETKLSIIHLADIAQVPYVSVVRRLRELGYRFSDLSEREEEWVKERSRLGVSPSPLDQRQRFESFSAYENEVVRAVEEERVTRLSAANKLSVYQPTLAKALQEEMMQALQKDSADD
- a CDS encoding ABC transporter permease yields the protein MLKFIWNSWWRNKERFILLLVGVLIVSTGLSYLIGTTQANNGTVVDELQKRWGSSYDIVVRPEGSRSLTENLNLLEPNYMSGLDGGITRKQYETIKKIADVEVAAPIAMIGYNQTLSSIGTHTIDQEGIYKLTIKDTQDTGLQNESSSGVTFLAAGWEPTGDAKKSGVSPLPLGKQPLFEYGSQVMIAGVDPEAEAALVGLDQATTKGTYSDYFSKDDQVTSFGEDGVQIPILLNNREYVDATRIYTYEKVELPSKETSINDMVKHVEQKGGEKYLQSLPASGAKRYTITTQDVQKKLVNDILKHTLPTAEETNSNSFTWIALKPSPIDYRSIKSPYASRWPFTYQVQPKQVNQDSLLAKRSMYREARMFGKDSADWPKVNLNYIGVFDPKKLNISKDPLTELPMETYFPSKAQWVMDKNERPVNPVRDVKPTNDPYDFLTKPPSMLTTLDAAFKIRGDKAISAIRVNVKGVETMNAASEKKLQQVATEIEQKTGLITDVTLGSSPQLALTYLPGLKDESALGWVQQPWIKLGSSIAIFQEAKVGMSGIIASVIAVALVYVFSSNIILLYARKKEFAILLSLGWRPRQLSKLLFLEATILGTLVVLIAWTILGSFWVTTDNPIAIGRILLIGLAGLLIYWGGTLVPMALIRRIKPYESMRSGEVSKGRRFVRARSVLGMSTNQLVTYWQRTLLSVVAIALPTSLFIFFLFITFRLKGVLYATWLGEYVALEVGTMHYVAMGVALLIAILTTTEIMWQNVNERKSQLAVLKATGWQDRQVRLLVLSEGMMTGLCAGVIGLLTALGMIGFVYGQFPVQELGFLSVMLLIPVITGVLGALLPAERAVRITPNAALGSIVENTQATERRFKWALGSIAASLCVGVASLFLFASTESSTTTTPQSAHQQQTSGQKLKNLASESKSSSDKKTDDQKALKKLMKKGVIQTYPGDPEATSQLFYVKSLIPTPKELNLKEKAGYRYVTIPVFIHDPDDRVKGAYGIYRPGTYILTSLDGKEYKTVDYVNHNEKAFRNSYQYFPPHKSTVDLVYQVPVDQKVFVLYAADDAFPKATTVKIELDQKTQ
- a CDS encoding ABC transporter ATP-binding protein; amino-acid sequence: MAYSFTCKNITKSFQTGENETFALQDIQLDFAEGDFISIIGPSGSGKSTLLSILGTLDTPTSGELLFDGKDISKLNAKQLSDFRFENIGFIFQQFHLIPTLTALENVLAPLFGRKVDYNKEKRALELLEEVGLADKIHSLPSQLSGGQQQRVAVARALVHRPKWLLADEPTGNLDTATGEVIFGLLTKLNRENACGVFFVTHDPELAARANRTITMKDGRVVDPSEVPAYA
- a CDS encoding HAD-IA family hydrolase yields the protein MNILWDFDGTIVDTYPMYVQCFKKIMGEEISSDDIFYQMKISYADAKKAFSVTDEQDAKIRLLRKQAILDQVKPFIGIERVLNFANKNVIVTHKSRQSLLDLLHFHGIAHYFIEIIAGDDGFPRKPDVTAYQYLHRKYGIDLAIGDRALDLKPARQLGIMTCSFQNQEINADIYLTSYENFFEVIEQTKFGINIINE
- a CDS encoding GNAT family N-acetyltransferase, with product MTTEQFYKTLPTLETDRLLLRPMRQEDLDDLFAYTQDEETARYVTWNANQTVDQAEQFLTHVLSNYEQGKQAPWAIEWKATGQMIGTIDFIHLLLDANKQAELGYALSRQFWGKGIVTEATERVLAFGFEELELERIQARCMEPNIGSARVMEKVGMTYEGTLRRLIFIKGTFHDVKMYSILRDEYVTQRQAEQNEKQHQ